The DNA sequence AAAGTCAGTAACAGACTCCCCCATGGAACCCAAACCTAAAAACCCGCTTCTTACAGTTGACGCGATCATCGAAATTGAAGGCGGGATAGTGCTCATCAAAAGGAAAAACCCTCCGCCGGGATGGGCGATACCCGGAGGTTTCGTCGATTACGGAGAACCGCTTGAGGACGCCGTGTGCCGGGAGGCAAAGGAAGAGACAGGACTTGATATCAGGCTTGTCAGACAGTTTCACACATACTCAGCCCCCGGACGGGACCCGAGGCACCACACAGTATCCACGA is a window from the Nitrospirota bacterium genome containing:
- a CDS encoding NUDIX hydrolase, with the protein product MEPKPKNPLLTVDAIIEIEGGIVLIKRKNPPPGWAIPGGFVDYGEPLEDAVCREAKEETGLDIRLVRQFHTYSAPGRDPRHHTVSTIFIATATGKPEAGDDAGEAKIFTRDNLPNDIAFDHRQILEDYFSGKY